The following DNA comes from Arcobacter cloacae.
ATTACAAATATTGGTTATTTCAATATGTACTTTTTTAAATTTTTTTATAATATTTCCTTTAAAAATTTTCAAAATTGTATCTAATAGTTCATAAAAACTAATCTTTTGCTAACTTCTGTTTGACTATAATCCAAAAAGCAAATATAAGGGCAAAATATGGAAATGATTTTAAATGAAAATGATTTAGTTGTTGGTGCTAGATTTGAAAATGGAACAATTCAAGACTATGTTGATGAGAAAAAAACTTATGGACTTATAAGAATTGAAGATTCTACTGCAAATTGGTTTTTATTCAACAAAGATGAGAGTGATGATGAGTTACAAGAACTATATAAAAAAGTTTTAAAACAAGAGCATCTTATCCAAAATGATTTTGGAGAAGAGATTGTTGTTTTTAATAAAACAGGTTCAGTAACATTTGAAGAATTCATCAAAAAAATTGATGAATACTTAGGTGATGAAATGGGAAGTTTCATCTAATTATCTATTAAAACTCTTTTATAAATAATATCAAAATTTTGAATAGCAGGAAGATTGAAATCTTCCTCTTTTTGAGGATTCCAATATAAATATCTATTTCTAAATTTATCATTGCTTGTTACAAAAAAGATATTAAAAGCTGTTGCTAAAACTATATTTGTCTGTTTATCCACAAATCTATATTCATATTTTCCATAGATTTTTGGTAAAAACGTATCAACAAGTTTTTTTGTAACTTCAAATCTAGGTGGTTCATTTTTATTTAAAGAGATATTTTTATTTAAATAAACTCTTTCATTGTTTGTAATATATCTGTTAAATTTATATGAATAAGTTGAAATATCAATAAATTTTTCTATATAGTATTCATGTAACTCTTTTATCTCTTCTATTTCTGTTTCACTTAAAGCTGTAGAGTATTTCAAAGGATAATTATAAACTCCTATTATAGATAAACTATCTATTTTAAACTCAGAGTTTTTTGGAGTTTTTGCATAAATTTGAGAATCCATCTTAAAAAAAGAGTAATAGTTTCTAATTGCATATTTCACAAAAATATCATAATAAGCGATACTTAATAAAGATATCAAAAGAACAAAAAACAGTATAGTGCTTTTAAGTATTCTTGATAATAAAAAACTTATAAAAAAACAAAAAGAGATAAATGATAAATTTGCTGGAATAAATAAAAAACTCTCAGGAACTACTAATTCAAAACTTGGCATCTAAACTCTTAATTTAATAAATAAGGTAAATCTCTTTTTAGAGATTCTAATAAATCTTTATTCAAGAAAAACTCTGAATATTTTGCATTTTGATTTTTATAACAATGAGCACAAATATATCTATTTCTTTTTATAATTTGTACACTTTTTTGTAAATACTCTTGTAAAGAAGGATTATTATGAAAATAGTCATACATTTTTTCCAAATTACTAGAAATATCACTATCTTTTATAAAAACAATACTCTCTTCCATAAACTCTATAACATTTATCTCTTTTGATTTGATATTTAAAAATGCTGCTTTTATATCTTCAAATCTCATATCAAATTTTGCACCTACTAAAAGCAACTCTTTTAAATTTTTCAGGTCATTATTTTGAAAATAATATTGTAATAAAAGATTTAAATAATGTTTTTTCACATCTGTTGGATAATTTTTTAAAACTTGAAAAACTTCATTTGAGTTGTTTATTTTCCCATTTTCAATTAGTGTATTGTGTAATACACCTATTTCTCCAATAATCTCATGTAATCTATCACCCATGAAGTTCCTTTGTTAGATTTGTCATATTCTATCCAAAATAGTTTTTAATATTATTATAAAATTATGTTATGATGTTACAAAAAAGCAAATTTATTTAATTTTGAGAAAAATAATGAAAAAGACTATCCTACTATTTTTAATATTATGCACTGTTTTAAGTAAATCTATTTTAGCAAATACTCAAAAAGTATCCCTTCAACTAGAATGGAAACATCAATTTGAATTTGCTGGGTTTTATGCTGCTGTTGAAAAAGGTTATTATGAAGATATTGGAATTGAGCTTGAAATTAAAGAATTTCATGATGGCATTAACATCTCTCAAGATGTTTTAAATGGAAAATCTACTTTTGGTATCTCTTCTTCTGCTTTAATTTTAGAAAGGCTTAACAACAAACCTGTTGTTTTAATTGCTTCATATTTCAAGCAAAATGCTCTTGCTTTAGTTACTAAACCTGAAATCAAATCTCCAAATGATTTAAAAAACAAAAAAATTATGGCTTTAGATTGGGAAATGGGGCATACTAGTTTAGGAGTTATGCTCAAAGATTTTGGAATAAGTAAAAATGATTATGATTTAGTATTACACGATTATAAGATTGACAAGTTTATAAATGGAGAAGTTGATGCTATGAGTATATTTACAACTTCACAACCTTATGAACTAGACAAACTAGGAATAGATTACAATATTTTAAATCCTGCTAATTTTGGAATATACTCTTATGATGTTGAGTTATTTACAAGTGAAGATATAATAAACAAATATCCAAAGATGGTAGAGGATTTTGTAAATGCAACAAATAAAGGATGGGAGTATGCCTTTAAGAATAAAGAAGAGATAGTAGATTTAATATATAATAAATATTCAAAAAGAAAAACAAAAGAGGCTTTATTATATGAAGCAAATCAAACAGAGCAAATATTTAAAACAAATATATTTAAAATAGGAGCAATAGCACCTGAATTAATAAAACTAAATGCCGATATGTATGCAAATCTTGGTTTGGTTGAAAAAAATTTAAAGATTGGTGATTTGTTGGATGGCTATTATAAAAAAAGAAATCCACATCCTTTAGTAGAATTAAGTGAAGATGAAAATGAATACCTAAAAAATAATCCAAAAATAAAAGTTCACAACGAGTCAAACTGGCCACCATATAACTACAACACAAATCAAACTCCAAAAGGTTTCTCTATAGATTATATGAATCTTTTAGCCTCAAAACTTGGAATACAAATAGAGTATATTTCAGGTTTTAGTTGGGATGAATATATAGAAAAACTAAAAAATAATGAAATAGATGTGATGTTAAACATCTCAAAAACACCTCAAAGAGAAGATTTTTTTAGTTTTACGACAAGTTATGCAAAATCAATAGATACAGTTTTTACAAAGAAAAATTCAAATCTTAAAAATTTAGATGATTTTGATGGAAAAACAATAGCTGTAATAAAAGGTTTTTATGAAGAAGAGTTATTAAAAAAATACTACCCAAACATAAAACTATTAACTGTGGAAGATAGTATTGAAGCTTTAAAAAAAGTAGCATTTGATGAAGCACAAGGAGCTATTGATAGTTTTGCTGTTGGGAATTATTATATTCAAAATAATTTAATTTCAAATTTAAAACCGGCTTTTGAAATAGAAGATAAAAGATTTAATTTAGAGATGCATTTAGCAACAAATAAAAACAATGAAATTTTAAGAGATATCCTAGAAAAAACAAAAGCAAAAATAACAGAAGAAGAGATTTTTAATCTAAAGAAAAAATGGATGGATGAAAAGGTTTATTTAAATAATTCAAACATCTATCTAACACAAATAGAACAAAACTATTTAAATAATAAAAAAGAGATTACTATGTGCGTTGACCCTGATTGGGAGCCTTTTGAAAAAATAAATGAAAATAAAGAACATGAAGGAATTGCTGCTGATTTAATCGCCATAATTTCAAAAAAATTAAATATTGAGATAAAACTAATTCCTACAAAAAACTGGGAAGAAACATTGAAGTTTTCAAAAGAAAAAAAATGTGATATTTTGAGTTTTTTAAATGAAACTCCCAAAAGAAAAGAGTGGCTAAATTTTACAAATCCAATTTTTGAAGACCCAAATGTGATAGTAGGAAGAATAGAAACAAACGAAATAAAAGATTTATCAAAAGTAAAAGCCTCTATAGCTTTACCCAAGGGTACTGCTATGTATGAAAGATTTGAAAAAGATTTTCCAAATATGATGATAATCCCTGTAAATTCTGAAGAAGAAGCTTTTAGTTTAGTTGAACAAAAAAAAGCTGATTTAACTCTTCGTTCTTTGATTATCACGGCTTATACGATAAAAGAGAAAGGTCTATTTAATCTAAAAATTTTACATCAACCAAAAAATTATGAAAATTTTTTAAGAATTGGTGTTATAAAAGATGAAGAAATTTTAGTTGGAATATTAAATAAAGCAATTGAGCAAATAACTTCTGATGAAATCCAAACCATTGTAAATAAATGGGTATCAATAAAATATCAAAAAGCAGCTGATTATACATATTTTTGGGTATTTTTTGCACTAACTTCTGTGTTGATTTTTTTCTTTTTGTATAGACAATATTTACTAAAACATGCAAACAATCATCTTCAAAAAGAAGTTATAAAAAGGACTAGACAACTTGAGAGTTCAAATGAAAGTTTAAAACAAAAAAGAGATGAATTACATAATCTAAATAAAAATCTTGAACTTAAAATCAAAGAAGAAGTTGAAAAAAATAGATTGATTCAAGAAAAACTATTTAAAGCTGATAAATTAGCTTCTATGGGTGAAATGATAAGCAATATAGCTCACCAGTGGAGACAGCCACTATCTGTCATCTCAACTCTTGCAACTGGTGTAAAACTTCAAAAAGAGTTTGATACTTTAAGTGATAAAGAACTTATTTTAAATATGGATTTAATAAACAAAAATGCTCAATATCTATCAGAAACAATAAATGATTTTAAAAACTTCATAAAAGGTGATAGAAATTTACAAAACTATAATCTAAGTTCTACAATAACCAATTTTATTCACTTAGTAGAGTCTTCTATAAAAAACTCTAACATAAGGATGGTTTTGGATTTAGATGATGATATTTTTATTAATGGATACCCAAATGAATTAATTCAATGTTTTATAAATATTTTTAACAACTCAAAAGATGCTTATGAAGAGACAAATCAAAAAAATCCACTATTTTTTATAGAAACAAAAAAACAAAATAATCAAGTGATTATAAAAATAAAAGATAATGCGCAAGGAATTCCACAAAACATAATCTCAAAAATATATGAGCCATACTTTACAACAAAACATAAATCACAAGGTACAGGACTTGGACTACATATGACTTATAAACTAATAACAGATGGAATAAATGGGAAAATTGATGCTAAAAATGTATCATTTGAATTTGAAGATAAAACTGAAAAAGGTGTTGAGTTTAAAATAATTATAGATTTATGATTTGGTGGATGGGGTAGAAGGATTCGAACCTTCGAATGACGGTACCAAAAACCGTTGCCTTACCGCTTGGCGATACCCCAAGAAAATAAAGTTATGAAAAATGGAGCTGGTGAAGGGAGTCGAACCCCCGACCTGCTGATTACAAATCAGCTGCTCTAGCCAACTGAGCTACACCAGCGCCATACTTCTATCGAAGTGGTGTCAAGAGAGGGACTCGAACCCTCGACCTCCGGCTTATGAGACCAGCGCTCTAACCAGCTGAGCTACCTTGACACTTAAAAATTGGTTGCGGAAATAGGATTTGAACCTATGACCTTCGGGTTATGAGCCCGACGAGCTACCTAGCTGCTCTATTCCGCGATATATAAAAGAACTCTTACTAACAAAAGTTAGTGGAGCGGGAGACGAGACTCGAACTCGCGACAGTCTGCTTGGAAGGCAGAAGCTCTAGCCAACTGAGCTACTCCCGCATACTTTAGAAGCCTTAACTTTTAAAGGACTGGAATTATAATGGAAAGTTTATTAAAAAAACCTTAATTATAAAGTTTTTTTAATTTTGTTCTTTTCTCATATTATTGATGAACTGCATAATAAATACTAAAAAAATAGACATTATAAATCCAGTCACAAATGCAACTACTACAATAAGTGATTTTTTAGGTTTTATAGGGTTGTCTTTTATTTGTAAATCTCCTACTATTTCACTGTTTTTTGCTATGTTATTTGCAAGTTTTAACTTTTCAAGTTCAATCTTATCATTTAAACTATCTAGTTTGTTTTTGATATCAAACTCTAAATTTCTTTTTAAACTAGGAATTTTTTCGCTTATTATATTTTGTTTTTCTTTATTTAGATTTTCAATTTGATTTTGAAGATTTAATATCAGATTTTGATAATTTAATATTTCCATAGCTGAAAGCATATTTTGAGTATCATTTGAACTTCTTCTTTTTGATATTTCATTTATATTTTCTTGATATTGTAAAAGCTTTTCTTGATTGAATTTCAATCTATTTTCTATAGAAACTAATTCTACATTATTAAGAAAATCTATTTGAGTTAGCTTTTCTACTTTTGTAACATTTTCAACATATTTTATTTGCTCTTCAAGATTTTTAATATTTAAATTTACATTTAAAATATATTCATCTACTTTATATTTATAATCATTTTGCAAAAATTCTATAACTTCTTTGTTTTTCTCAATAGCTTTATCATTTGAAAAAGCTTGTGTTGTAATCTCTAAAAAATTATCGACTTTTTTTATAGCTAAAATATTTGTAACTATTCCCTCATCATTTGTAATTTCTTGTTTATTATCAACTGCAAAAATAGTTCTAAGTTTTGTTTCAAGAATATTTGCTTTTTCTACCAATTCAGAATTTATATAACCTATTCTAACTATTGACTTTACTTCATATATAGCTGTTCTTGTATAAGCAAATGCTATTGCTAAACCTGTAACAACTGCTGTAAAAACTAAAATAAAAACTCTTTTATTCCAAATCGTTTTAAACAACTCTTTTAAATCTATTTCATCTTCTGCTATATACTCTTTATTTTGCAAGTTTTTTTCCTTTTTTTAAATTTTTTAAATGTTAAATTATTGTAAATTTAATTGATGATTGAATTCTGGAACAATCTCTTTTAATTTTGCTATTTTATCTTCGCAAACCAATAACTCTTCTATTTTTTGATTTAACTCGTCTATATCAAAAATAGTTGGGCTTGCTACGGTTATAGACTCATATTTTGTTTTTTGGTCACTATCATTTATGAGTAACTCTTCATATAGTTTTTCTCCTGGTCTTAGTCCACAAAACTCTATTTTTATCTCACTTCTTCCACTTAGCTCTATCATTTTTTTTGCTAAATCTACTATCTTGATAGGTTCACCCATATCAAGGATAAATATTTCGCCACCTTTTCCAATACTTGCAGCTTGTAATACTAACTCACAGGCTTCTGGTATTAACATAAAGTATCTTGTAATATCAGGATGAGTTACTGTGATATTTTTGCCTTGTTCAATTTGTGATTTAAATTTTGGAATAACACTTCCACTACTTCCTAAAACATTTCCAAATCTAACTGCTACTATTTCTGTTTTATCACTTTTTACATTTTGGGCATAAAGTTCACAGATTCTTTTTGTCGTTCCCATTACATTTGTAGGACGAACTGCTTTATCAGTAGAAATCAAAACAAACTTTTCAGCACCATATTTTATAGAGATATCAATACAATTTTTTGTACCTATTATATTGTTTGAAATACCCTCTAAGATATTATCTTCAACCAATGGCACATGTTTGTATGCAGCTGCATGAATCACTATTTGAGGTCTGTATTTTTCAAAAGTTTTCTCTAAAAACTCTATTTTTCTTACCGTTTGCATAACTGATACTATATTTGAATCTTTTAATTCTTCCGTAATAGTATAAAGATTAAACTCACTATGGTCTAGCAAGATGAGTTGTTTCGCTCCAAAAAGTGCACACTGTCTGCTTATCTCACTTCCTATACTTCCTCCTGCACCTGTGATTAGAACTACTTTATCTTTTATAAAATTTTCTATTTGTTTTTTATCCAAATCTTTTGGATGTCTTGCAAGTAAATCTTCTACTCCTATGTCTTTTAACTCTTTTTTATTACCTGAGGATAGTGTATTTACTATTTTTATATCAGTTATTTTTAATTCATTTAAAATTTCATATATTTCTACCAATCTTTTTTGAGAATACTCTTTTGAGATTATTACAGCTTCAATATTTTTATTTTTAATTACTTTTTTTAAATCTTTAAATCCAAAAACTTCAAGGTTTAAAATATAAGTACCTACGAGTATATCACTTCCATCTACTATAGCTACAGGGGTATACTTTTTATTTTTTTCATCATTTAATAACACTTTTACCGAAGAGTTTGCACCTATAATCAAAGTATTTTTATATTTTATACCTTTACCACTTTCTAAAATAATTCTTTTTGAAAGTCTTAGAAGTGTGATAAAAACTAAAGACAATAAAAAATCTATAATAATAATACTTCTAGCAAGGGGTTGCATATTTTCTTTGAAGTTTAAAAATAAAATAAAAAATATTGAATAAACAATAACATGAGCTATCAATATTTTTTTTACTTCATATAAAGAAAAAAATCTCCAAGCCGTTCGATATAGTCTAAAATAGACAAAAACTACTATTTTCATAGAAAAAAGTATAAAAAAGATTGAGAAAAAATTGTCTATAAAATTTGAAGGAACTTTAAAATTAAATCTTAGATTATATGCAACGTATAGAGTAAAAAGGGAAATTATTATATCACTTATTAGAAAAAATAATATTCTTTTTATTGGAGAAGGTGTTAATAACAAAAACTATCCTTTTTTAATAAAGTTGGCTATTATAATCAAATGGCGATGAAATATCATTGAAATTTAATAACTTTTTATCCACATTTGATAATATTTGTAACTCTTTTGGTATTTTCCAGTCAATATTTAAATATTCATCATCATATCTAACCCCAATGCTCTCACCTGCTGCAAAATATCTATCTATTTTTATATTTACAATAGCATCTTGGCTTAAAACTGAAAAACCATGCAAAAATCCTCTTGGAATAAATAACTGTTTATTTTCTACACTATCAAGCTCTACACAAATAACTTTTCCAAAGCTAGGACTTCCAACTCTAAAATCAACTGCAACATCTAAAATCTTTCCTTGTAATACACTTACAAGTTTTGATTGGGCAAAATCAAGAGTATTTGTATGAAGTCCTCTTATAACTCCATATTTACTATAAGAGATATTATCTTGGCAAAAATCTACTTCAAATCCGACAAATAAATTAAAACTCTTTTTTTTAAAAGATTCAAATACAAATCCACGATTATCTTCATGAAGCTTAGGTTCACAAAGAATAAGCTCTGGTATTTCTAATCTTTTATAATTCATTATTCAAATGCCTTTTTATTATCTACAAACTTCATACTTAAAACTAGAACTATCAAAGCAAGTATAAAAGCTACAAAAATATTTCCCACAAAATAAACTATAGAAAATAAAACTAGATTTAATCCTATAGAATAATTTGTCACTTTATAGTGACTCCAACCTGATTGGGTTAATCTTTGATATGCGTGTTTTTTATGTGCTTGGGATAATTTTTCTTTATTTAGTTTTCTTCGTACCAATGTCAAAGTAGCATCAAACCAATAAACACCAAATAATATAATCCATATCCAAAAGTTTGTTGCTTCTTGATTTGCATAATATATAGTAAAAATTGCTATGTTATATCCTAAAAGCGTACTTCCCACATCACCCATAAATATCTTAGCTTTGTTCCAGTTCCAATATAAAAATCCTAAAAC
Coding sequences within:
- a CDS encoding polysaccharide biosynthesis protein; this translates as MLLTPSPIKRILFFLISDIIISLFTLYVAYNLRFNFKVPSNFIDNFFSIFFILFSMKIVVFVYFRLYRTAWRFFSLYEVKKILIAHVIVYSIFFILFLNFKENMQPLARSIIIIDFLLSLVFITLLRLSKRIILESGKGIKYKNTLIIGANSSVKVLLNDEKNKKYTPVAIVDGSDILVGTYILNLEVFGFKDLKKVIKNKNIEAVIISKEYSQKRLVEIYEILNELKITDIKIVNTLSSGNKKELKDIGVEDLLARHPKDLDKKQIENFIKDKVVLITGAGGSIGSEISRQCALFGAKQLILLDHSEFNLYTITEELKDSNIVSVMQTVRKIEFLEKTFEKYRPQIVIHAAAYKHVPLVEDNILEGISNNIIGTKNCIDISIKYGAEKFVLISTDKAVRPTNVMGTTKRICELYAQNVKSDKTEIVAVRFGNVLGSSGSVIPKFKSQIEQGKNITVTHPDITRYFMLIPEACELVLQAASIGKGGEIFILDMGEPIKIVDLAKKMIELSGRSEIKIEFCGLRPGEKLYEELLINDSDQKTKYESITVASPTIFDIDELNQKIEELLVCEDKIAKLKEIVPEFNHQLNLQ
- a CDS encoding ABC transporter substrate-binding protein, giving the protein MKKTILLFLILCTVLSKSILANTQKVSLQLEWKHQFEFAGFYAAVEKGYYEDIGIELEIKEFHDGINISQDVLNGKSTFGISSSALILERLNNKPVVLIASYFKQNALALVTKPEIKSPNDLKNKKIMALDWEMGHTSLGVMLKDFGISKNDYDLVLHDYKIDKFINGEVDAMSIFTTSQPYELDKLGIDYNILNPANFGIYSYDVELFTSEDIINKYPKMVEDFVNATNKGWEYAFKNKEEIVDLIYNKYSKRKTKEALLYEANQTEQIFKTNIFKIGAIAPELIKLNADMYANLGLVEKNLKIGDLLDGYYKKRNPHPLVELSEDENEYLKNNPKIKVHNESNWPPYNYNTNQTPKGFSIDYMNLLASKLGIQIEYISGFSWDEYIEKLKNNEIDVMLNISKTPQREDFFSFTTSYAKSIDTVFTKKNSNLKNLDDFDGKTIAVIKGFYEEELLKKYYPNIKLLTVEDSIEALKKVAFDEAQGAIDSFAVGNYYIQNNLISNLKPAFEIEDKRFNLEMHLATNKNNEILRDILEKTKAKITEEEIFNLKKKWMDEKVYLNNSNIYLTQIEQNYLNNKKEITMCVDPDWEPFEKINENKEHEGIAADLIAIISKKLNIEIKLIPTKNWEETLKFSKEKKCDILSFLNETPKRKEWLNFTNPIFEDPNVIVGRIETNEIKDLSKVKASIALPKGTAMYERFEKDFPNMMIIPVNSEEEAFSLVEQKKADLTLRSLIITAYTIKEKGLFNLKILHQPKNYENFLRIGVIKDEEILVGILNKAIEQITSDEIQTIVNKWVSIKYQKAADYTYFWVFFALTSVLIFFFLYRQYLLKHANNHLQKEVIKRTRQLESSNESLKQKRDELHNLNKNLELKIKEEVEKNRLIQEKLFKADKLASMGEMISNIAHQWRQPLSVISTLATGVKLQKEFDTLSDKELILNMDLINKNAQYLSETINDFKNFIKGDRNLQNYNLSSTITNFIHLVESSIKNSNIRMVLDLDDDIFINGYPNELIQCFINIFNNSKDAYEETNQKNPLFFIETKKQNNQVIIKIKDNAQGIPQNIISKIYEPYFTTKHKSQGTGLGLHMTYKLITDGINGKIDAKNVSFEFEDKTEKGVEFKIIIDL
- the rfbC gene encoding dTDP-4-dehydrorhamnose 3,5-epimerase, whose translation is MNYKRLEIPELILCEPKLHEDNRGFVFESFKKKSFNLFVGFEVDFCQDNISYSKYGVIRGLHTNTLDFAQSKLVSVLQGKILDVAVDFRVGSPSFGKVICVELDSVENKQLFIPRGFLHGFSVLSQDAIVNIKIDRYFAAGESIGVRYDDEYLNIDWKIPKELQILSNVDKKLLNFNDISSPFDYNSQLY
- a CDS encoding Wzz/FepE/Etk N-terminal domain-containing protein, with product MQNKEYIAEDEIDLKELFKTIWNKRVFILVFTAVVTGLAIAFAYTRTAIYEVKSIVRIGYINSELVEKANILETKLRTIFAVDNKQEITNDEGIVTNILAIKKVDNFLEITTQAFSNDKAIEKNKEVIEFLQNDYKYKVDEYILNVNLNIKNLEEQIKYVENVTKVEKLTQIDFLNNVELVSIENRLKFNQEKLLQYQENINEISKRRSSNDTQNMLSAMEILNYQNLILNLQNQIENLNKEKQNIISEKIPSLKRNLEFDIKNKLDSLNDKIELEKLKLANNIAKNSEIVGDLQIKDNPIKPKKSLIVVVAFVTGFIMSIFLVFIMQFINNMRKEQN